Proteins encoded in a region of the Diospyros lotus cultivar Yz01 chromosome 9, ASM1463336v1, whole genome shotgun sequence genome:
- the LOC127810180 gene encoding mitogen-activated protein kinase kinase kinase 20-like, with protein sequence MEWVRGDVVGHGSFGTVNLAIPRKRSHEVPPFMAVKSCGSSHSGLLLNEKSTLEELNDCPQIIKCFGGGFSLENGERLCNLLLEFASGGSLADKLRNCRNHRLLESEVRRYSRSVLEGLRYIHGNGFVHCDLKLQNVLLCQKDVAKIADFGLAKRAGEKTGPELRGTPLYMSPEMVVSGEQEAPADVWALGCLVAEMATGAPAWPCQPDADLCGLLMRIGVGQEIPEIPGNLSAEGKDFLGKCFVKDPRKRWTAEMLLSHPFVVDSCEFSYSDSPRGPLDLPESEFGQSSSSITSLPLPEYFNPLSSSISPANRVQQLVTNQRPDWSVTDSWLTVR encoded by the coding sequence ATGGAATGGGTTCGCGGCGACGTGGTCGGCCATGGAAGCTTCGGCACTGTCAATCTGGCTATACCCAGAAAGCGCAGCCATGAAGTTCCTCCATTCATGGCCGTCAAATCTTGTGGGTCTTCCCACTCGGGTTTGCTCTTGAACGAGAAATCGACGCTGGAAGAGCTCAATGATTGCCCGCAAATTATCAAGTGTTTCGGCGGCGGTTTCAGTCTTGAAAACGGCGAGAGGTTGTGTAATTTGCTGCTGGAGTTCGCTTCCGGGGGCAGTTTAGCTGATAAGCTCAGGAATTGCCGTAACCACCGGCTTCTGGAGTCTGAAGTCCGGCGCTATTCGAGGTCGGTGCTCGAGGGGCTCCGGTATATTCACGGGAATGGGTTCGTTCATTGCGATCTCAAGCTTCAAAATGTCCTGCTTTGCCAAAAAGACGTTGCGAAGATCGCCGATTTCGGTTTGGCGAAGAGAGCTGGAGAGAAGACGGGGCCTGAGTTGAGAGGCACGCCGCTGTACATGTCACCGGAGATGGTGGTTTCCGGTGAGCAGGAGGCTCCGGCCGACGTGTGGGCCCTGGGGTGTTTGGTGGCGGAGATGGCGACCGGAGCTCCGGCCTGGCCGTGCCAGCCGGATGCCGACCTCTGCGGCCTGCTGATGAGAATCGGGGTCGGCCAGGAAATCCCGGAGATTCCAGGAAACTTGTCCGCCGAGGGAAAAGATTTTCTCGGAAAATGCTTCGTGAAGGACCCCAGAAAGAGATGGACGGCCGAGATGCTTCTGAGCCATCCCTTCGTCGTTGACAGCTGCGAATTTTCTTATTCCGACTCGCCGAGAGGGCCGTTGGACTTGCCGGAAAGCGAGTTCGGGCAGTCCTCTAGCTCAATTACTTCTTTGCCCCTGCCGGAATATTTCAACCCATTGTCGTCCAGCATCTCTCCGGCGAACAGGGTCCAGCAGCTGGTAACAAATCAGAGGCCTGATTGGTCTGTTACAGACAGTTGGCTCACCGTCAGATGA
- the LOC127809427 gene encoding triacylglycerol lipase OBL1-like — protein sequence MASNQSISKNYMLLSPEKATLVDLIRLLVYRDIEKRPFIECPDERREESFLYRWLIFVSVLLQMFLYSVAKPLEQVGSAVETLLNLQSTNSNFLTVLLDFFQGKKVKRDEDSFLSVVGHADPRKQLDKDIKPGDIRYHAALSMMASKASYENKAYIQTTVKDQWKMEFLGFFDFWNVYQEKNTTQAFMLRDQDLIVVAFRGTEPFDAYAWSTDIDLSWYELSIGKVHSGFMKALGLQKDPADWPRELPADPRDKPVAYYDLRERLRKMIKANDRAKFIVTGHSLGGALAILFPTILAIHGEDLLLKRLRGVYTFGQPRVGDKSLGEFVEGEFRKYDIPYYRFVYSNDVVPRVPFEGGTLMFKHFGTCLYYNSFYQGMMKKEEPNKNYFSLLELLPKILNAVWELIRSFIIPYIKGQEYKESGFLKLIRLVGLVFPGGAAHSPQDYVNASRLGSPTVYPKI from the exons ATGGCTTCCAACCAAAGCATTTCCAAAAACTATATGCTGCTGAGCCCAGAGAAAGCCACTTTGGTAGATCTCATTCGCCTCTTAGTTTACAGAGACATAGAGAAGAGACCGTTCATAGAGTGCCCTGATGAACGCAGGGAGGAAAGCTTCCTGTACAGATGGCTGATCTTCGTATCCGTCTTGCTTCAAATGTTTCTGTACTCTGTGGCCAAACCCTTGGAACAAGTTGGATCTGCGGTTGAGACGCTGCTCAACCTTCAATCCACCAACTCCAACTTTCTAACAGTGCTCTTGGATTTCTTTCAAG GAAAAAAGGTGAAGCGGGACGAGGATTCGTTCTTATCAGTGGTTGGCCATGCAGACCCGCGAAAGCAGTTAGATAAAGACATCAAGCCCGGCGACATCAGATACCACGCTGCCCTGTCTATGATGGCCTCTAAAGCATCCTATGAGAACAAAGCTTACATCCAAACAACGGTCAAAGATCAATGGAAG ATGGAGTTCTTGGGCTTCTTCGATTTCTGGAATG tTTATCAAGAGAAAAACACAACGCAAGCGTTCATGCTTCGCGACCAAGACCTGATCGTCGTGGCCTTTAGGGGAACTGAACCCTTTGATGCATATGCATGGAGCACGGACATTGATCTTTCTTGGTACGAGCTGAGCATAGGGAAGGTTCACAGTGGGTTCATGAAGGCTCTGGGGCTTCAAAAGGACCCAGCTGACTGGCCTCGAGAACTCCCCGCCGACCCCCGTGACAAGCCAGTGGCTTACTATGACCTCCGGGAACGCTTGAGGAAGATGATAAAAGCAAACGACCGGGCAAAATTCATCGTGACCGGCCACAGCTTGGGCGGAGCCCTGGCCATCCTGTTCCCGACGATTCTGGCAATTCATGGCGAGGATTTGTTGTTGAAGAGACTGAGAGGGGTTTACACATTTGGGCAGCCAAGAGTTGGGGATAAGAGCCTTGGGGAGTTTGTGGAGGGTGAGTTTCGTAAGTATGACATTCCCTATTACAGGTTTGTTTACAGCAATGATGTGGTGCCTAGGGTGCCTTTTGAAGGAGGGACCCTCATGTTTAAGCATTTTGGGACGTGTCTGTATTATAACAGCTTTTACCAAGGCATG ATGAAAAAGGAAGAACCAAACAAGAACTATTTCTCACTGCTAGAGTTGTTGCCAAAGATCCTGAATGCAGTTTGGGAGCTGATAAGAAGTTTCATCATTCCATATATTAAAGGGCAAGAGTACAAAGAAAGTGGTTTTCTAAAACTAATCCGACTTGTAGGATTGGTATTCCCAGGTGGAGCGGCTCATTCGCCACAGGATTACGTTAATGCCTCCCGCTTGGGCTCCCCAACTGTCTATCCCAAGATTTAA